The Pan paniscus chromosome 1, NHGRI_mPanPan1-v2.0_pri, whole genome shotgun sequence genome has a segment encoding these proteins:
- the S100A14 gene encoding protein S100-A14 translates to MGQCRSANAEDAQEFSDVERAIETLIKNFHQYSVEGGKETLTPSELRDLVTQQLPHLMPSNCGLEEKIANLGSCNDSKLEFRSFWELIGEAAKSVKLERPVRGR, encoded by the exons ATGGGACAGTGTCGGTCAGCCAACGCAGAG GATGCTCAGGAATTCAGTGATGTGGAGAGGGCCATTGAGACCCTCATCAAGAACTTTCACCAGTACTCcgtggagggtgggaaggagacGCTGACCCCTTCTGAGCTACGGGACTTGGTCACCCAGCAGCTGCCCCATCTCATGCCG AGCAACTGTGGCCTGGAAGAGAAAATTGCCAACCTGGGCAGCTGCAATGACTCTAAACTGGAGTTCAGGAGTTTCTGGGAGCTGATTGGAGAAGCGGCCAAGAGTGTGAAGCTGGAGAGGCCTGTCCGGGGGCGCTGA
- the S100A16 gene encoding protein S100-A16 isoform X1, translating to MGRDSQSRSRSACSPHILLFRRLYPLRKCLLSWGERVTHVPSGSLLLCPESDSSWAVTGLGPALGPASRRSREMSDCYTELEKAVIVLVENFYKYVSKYSLVKNKISKSSFREMLQKELNHMLSDTGNRKAADKLIQNLDANHDGRISFDEYWTLIGGITGPIAKLIREQEQQSSS from the exons ATGGGCCGTGACTCACAGAGTAGATCCAGATCCGCCTGCTCCCCTCATATCCTGTTATTCAGAAGGCTGTATCCGCTTAGAAAGTGTCTTTTGTCCTGGGGTGAGAGGGTGACGCATGTGCCCTCTGGCAGTCTGCTGCTGTGTCCAGAGTCCGACTCCAGCTGGGCTGTAACTGGGCTTGGCCCTGCCTTAG GCCCCGCCAGCAGGCGAAGCAGGGAGATGTCAGACTGCTACACGGAGCTGGAGAAGGCAGTCATTGTCCTGGTGGAAAACTTCTACAAATATGTGTCTAAGTACAGCCTGGTCAAGAACAAGATCAGCAAGAGCAGCTTCCGCGAGATGCTCCAGAAAGAGCTGAACCACATGCTGTCG GACACAGGGAACCGGAAGGCTGCGGATAAGCTCATCCAGAACCTGGATGCCAATCATGATGGGCGCATCAGCTTCGATGAGTACTGGACCTTGATAGGCGGCATCACCGGCCCCATCGCCAAACTCATCCGTGAGCAGGAGCAGCAGAGCAGCAGCTAG
- the S100A16 gene encoding protein S100-A16 isoform X2, producing MSDCYTELEKAVIVLVENFYKYVSKYSLVKNKISKSSFREMLQKELNHMLSDTGNRKAADKLIQNLDANHDGRISFDEYWTLIGGITGPIAKLIREQEQQSSS from the exons ATGTCAGACTGCTACACGGAGCTGGAGAAGGCAGTCATTGTCCTGGTGGAAAACTTCTACAAATATGTGTCTAAGTACAGCCTGGTCAAGAACAAGATCAGCAAGAGCAGCTTCCGCGAGATGCTCCAGAAAGAGCTGAACCACATGCTGTCG GACACAGGGAACCGGAAGGCTGCGGATAAGCTCATCCAGAACCTGGATGCCAATCATGATGGGCGCATCAGCTTCGATGAGTACTGGACCTTGATAGGCGGCATCACCGGCCCCATCGCCAAACTCATCCGTGAGCAGGAGCAGCAGAGCAGCAGCTAG